In Kangiella koreensis DSM 16069, a single window of DNA contains:
- a CDS encoding sensor histidine kinase, with protein MIRKIFAPLLVLIVANILGGTFVYYVYFPWVFDIGEKEVKDNITSDARELNFRLSILDYNHSPQTIARAEYELETKITSEKLSDLNLDKNIKDELKQNRYLVYMNGEDGPIGLVILNDNESILKLGPYDAPYFYVTVRDWLVYAFVLLLLNGSILYGLYYLNQRNLRPASYALDKVQFDGLALNRQNYAVQDLATNIPKLVEHINDLRKEHQQSLYNQRDLMHAVAHEFRGPMARLSFALDLFNDKTSDARKEKLTTDMHDALDELDALVREVLGYSRLKHGQHPLQLSEFNIKELTEDVCDKVKTIHNNKQFVIYSQPNQGSMLYADKNLIERALINLVRNAARFSISTVQINLTQYNESIDIQVEDDGPGIPPGKRKRIFEPFTRLDFSRNRDSGGAGLGLAIAKGIISRHHGKIWAEDSRVLNGALFTISMPLKQLDNAVSKDQNQESDV; from the coding sequence ATGATCCGTAAAATATTTGCTCCACTACTAGTACTCATCGTAGCCAATATATTGGGTGGAACTTTCGTTTATTACGTTTATTTTCCATGGGTTTTTGATATCGGAGAGAAAGAAGTCAAAGACAACATTACATCCGATGCTCGTGAACTCAATTTCAGATTATCCATTCTAGATTATAATCACTCGCCACAGACTATCGCTCGAGCGGAATACGAGTTAGAAACTAAAATTACTTCTGAAAAACTATCAGATCTTAACCTTGATAAGAATATTAAAGACGAGCTCAAACAGAACCGGTATCTGGTCTATATGAATGGAGAGGACGGGCCTATTGGACTAGTAATTTTAAATGATAATGAGTCTATTCTGAAACTTGGGCCCTATGACGCACCCTATTTTTATGTCACAGTTAGAGACTGGTTGGTATATGCTTTTGTATTACTTCTATTGAATGGCTCCATCCTGTACGGACTGTATTATTTAAACCAAAGAAATCTGCGCCCTGCCAGTTATGCGTTAGATAAAGTCCAATTTGATGGGCTAGCTCTCAATAGACAAAACTATGCAGTGCAAGATTTAGCAACAAATATACCTAAACTAGTTGAGCACATTAATGACTTACGTAAAGAACACCAACAAAGCCTCTATAACCAGCGAGACTTGATGCATGCAGTTGCTCATGAGTTTCGAGGCCCTATGGCACGCCTTAGTTTTGCGCTAGACCTATTCAATGACAAAACATCAGATGCTCGTAAAGAAAAGTTAACCACAGATATGCACGATGCTTTAGATGAGCTAGATGCGCTGGTTCGTGAGGTATTGGGTTATTCAAGGTTAAAGCATGGCCAGCATCCCTTGCAGCTATCTGAATTCAATATTAAAGAACTAACCGAGGATGTGTGTGACAAGGTGAAGACTATCCATAACAACAAACAGTTTGTTATCTATAGTCAACCAAATCAGGGAAGCATGCTGTACGCCGATAAAAACTTAATTGAGCGAGCACTGATCAATCTGGTCAGAAATGCAGCCCGCTTCTCTATTTCAACCGTCCAAATCAATCTCACCCAATATAACGAGTCTATTGATATTCAAGTAGAAGATGATGGCCCTGGTATTCCTCCAGGTAAACGCAAAAGAATTTTTGAGCCATTTACGCGCCTCGACTTTAGTCGCAACAGGGACTCTGGTGGCGCAGGTTTGGGACTCGCCATAGCAAAAGGGATCATTTCACGTCATCACGGGAAAATTTGGGCAGAAGACAGTCGCGTTCTAAACGGCGCCCTGTTCACCATTTCCATGCCACTCAAACAACTTGATAACGCAGTGAGCAAAGATCAAAATCAAGAGAGTGATGTGTAA
- the bamC gene encoding outer membrane protein assembly factor BamC: MSTLNKYKTLIIISSLAAVSSCSWFSAKDGTEDIDDRYMKSQQDLELQVPPNVKQIEVQDRYRVPEGVIITNRNAKGKALSLDPPQLLLVGGDGVREDSEQSHPTVWVRHQDTPFMNYVSRFMMQKNIPVISSTEKQISSDWISDEDEDIFSQYIGSYNLDGQRHKVTLEIIGQNANEVAVQARNTQSQRLVDDKWVTMNTSKTVASQFLNAFLGFYDTERTKEARERILEEGTINVSLGTNSQGQIALIAERDLIAIWEHLPSVLEDLNLSVSDRDQSAGIYYFNVKEPETGFWAWLWGNDETNAKVDMEPGDYQIHLAATTYGVSMTFKDEEGNLLDSNLVTKIYPEFAASFKSRGK; encoded by the coding sequence ATGTCGACATTAAATAAATATAAAACACTGATTATTATAAGTTCTTTGGCCGCCGTATCTTCTTGCAGCTGGTTCTCAGCCAAAGATGGCACTGAAGATATTGATGACCGCTACATGAAAAGTCAGCAAGACCTTGAATTACAAGTTCCGCCAAATGTAAAACAGATCGAGGTTCAGGATCGCTATCGCGTACCTGAGGGTGTGATTATTACCAATCGTAATGCTAAAGGTAAGGCATTGAGTCTTGACCCGCCGCAGTTGCTGCTGGTGGGTGGTGATGGTGTGCGTGAAGATTCGGAGCAGTCGCATCCTACCGTATGGGTTCGCCACCAAGACACCCCATTCATGAATTATGTTTCCCGCTTTATGATGCAAAAAAATATTCCTGTTATCTCATCAACTGAAAAACAAATCAGTTCAGATTGGATTAGCGATGAGGATGAAGATATTTTCTCTCAATATATTGGCTCATACAATCTTGATGGTCAGCGTCATAAGGTGACATTAGAAATTATAGGCCAGAATGCAAATGAAGTTGCAGTACAGGCCCGTAATACACAGAGCCAGCGTCTGGTTGATGATAAGTGGGTGACCATGAATACATCAAAAACAGTTGCCAGCCAGTTCCTTAATGCCTTTTTAGGTTTCTATGATACGGAGCGTACTAAAGAGGCGCGTGAGCGTATTCTTGAGGAAGGTACGATTAACGTTAGCTTAGGCACTAACTCTCAAGGACAGATAGCTTTAATTGCTGAACGAGATCTAATCGCGATTTGGGAACACCTACCAAGTGTGTTAGAAGATTTAAACTTATCAGTTTCAGATCGTGACCAATCCGCTGGCATTTATTATTTTAATGTTAAAGAGCCTGAAACTGGCTTCTGGGCCTGGTTATGGGGTAATGACGAAACAAATGCTAAAGTAGATATGGAGCCAGGTGATTATCAGATTCATCTGGCAGCCACAACCTATGGCGTTAGTATGACCTTTAAAGATGAAGAAGGTAACTTATTAGATTCCAATTTGGTTACAAAAATTTATCCGGAGTTTGCAGCTAGCTTCAAAAGCCGTGGAAAATAA
- a CDS encoding MBL fold metallo-hydrolase: MENNSTLKVASLGSGSKGNATLVSNGEVIVMVDCGFTVKEVLKRLPRLNIEPDQIDGILVTHEHQDHISGVGALSRRFSIPVWSTRGSLLSGKCGNLPELNLIEGFQPFSIGSLDVTPLSVPHDAREPCQFLFTQDELRLAILTDLGCFTPKIVEQLTPCHGILLECNHDEEMLWNGSYPERLKQRVAGRMGHMSNRQAIELLQLMDRDSLQLVIATHLSEQNNCPKLVSTLLAETLSWPVERLKIAGQDSGFGWQEIGLNSSIRAESA; the protein is encoded by the coding sequence GTGGAAAATAATAGCACTTTAAAAGTTGCATCGTTGGGTTCTGGAAGTAAAGGCAATGCAACTCTTGTATCAAATGGTGAAGTTATTGTCATGGTTGACTGTGGCTTCACTGTCAAAGAAGTTCTCAAACGACTCCCGCGCTTAAACATAGAACCGGATCAAATCGATGGTATTTTAGTGACCCATGAACATCAGGATCATATAAGTGGTGTTGGTGCCTTGAGTCGTCGGTTTTCTATTCCGGTATGGTCAACAAGAGGTAGCTTGCTGTCAGGAAAGTGTGGCAATTTACCAGAGCTAAACCTTATTGAGGGATTTCAACCCTTTTCAATAGGGAGTTTGGACGTGACTCCTTTGTCTGTTCCTCATGATGCTCGTGAGCCATGCCAGTTCCTGTTCACTCAAGATGAGCTACGGCTTGCGATACTAACAGATTTAGGATGTTTCACTCCGAAAATTGTTGAGCAGTTGACACCGTGCCACGGCATATTACTCGAGTGTAATCATGATGAAGAGATGTTGTGGAATGGCTCATATCCAGAGCGATTGAAGCAGCGAGTTGCCGGTAGGATGGGGCACATGAGTAACCGGCAGGCAATAGAGCTTTTGCAACTGATGGATCGGGACTCACTACAATTAGTTATCGCCACCCATCTAAGCGAGCAAAATAATTGTCCAAAGCTGGTCAGTACATTATTGGCTGAAACGTTAAGCTGGCCGGTTGAGCGATTAAAAATTGCTGGACAGGACTCTGGGTTTGGCTGGCAGGAGATTGGTCTTAATTCTTCAATTAGGGCGGAATCTGCATAA
- a CDS encoding response regulator produces the protein MSQTILLVEDDDKLASLVAEFLESNDYQVQIEANGSKAIDLIIEQQPRAVILDVMLPGADGLTVCRTVRPHYSGPILMLTSMSDDIDEVAGLETGADDYLSKPVKSRVLLAHLRALLRRVEVSEAIENSTDFIHAGKVKINPQNRTVISDGQVVHLTTAEYNLLWLLAERSGEVVSREELHRKTFRLEYDGTDRSIDLRISRLRKKLGDDPKLPYIIKTIRGEGYLLTK, from the coding sequence ATGTCGCAAACTATTTTACTTGTAGAAGATGATGACAAACTAGCTTCGTTAGTCGCAGAGTTTCTTGAAAGCAATGACTACCAAGTTCAAATTGAAGCTAATGGTTCTAAAGCCATCGATCTTATAATAGAACAACAGCCTCGAGCTGTTATCCTTGATGTCATGTTGCCTGGCGCTGATGGTCTAACAGTTTGCCGAACTGTCCGCCCACATTACAGCGGCCCAATCTTAATGCTAACCTCTATGAGCGATGATATTGATGAGGTTGCAGGCCTAGAAACAGGAGCTGATGACTATCTCTCCAAACCCGTTAAGTCACGCGTTTTGTTAGCTCACCTACGCGCTCTTCTTAGACGAGTTGAAGTTTCGGAAGCTATTGAAAACAGCACAGACTTTATCCACGCAGGTAAAGTTAAGATAAACCCACAAAATCGCACCGTAATTTCTGATGGTCAAGTGGTCCACCTCACTACAGCTGAGTATAACCTTTTGTGGTTACTAGCAGAGCGCTCCGGTGAAGTGGTCAGTCGTGAAGAGTTACATCGAAAAACATTCCGCCTAGAATATGATGGCACAGATCGAAGTATCGACTTACGAATTTCAAGACTTCGAAAAAAACTGGGCGATGATCCCAAACTGCCATACATCATTAAAACTATCCGCGGTGAAGGCTATTTACTGACCAAATGA
- a CDS encoding M14 family metallopeptidase produces the protein MNINCLFDSGNIEVIDASDSKAIKLAIRNDSNSEFKQWFHFRGHGEIGKTYNFEIINAKECSYVDGWKDYQVVASYDGEYWFRVHTQFDDNKLLSFSHQLEQPTIFFAYFEPYSYQRHLSLIHQAQHSELCQHHILGQTVDGHDIDLLIIGDESRERKIWVTARQHPGETMAEWCAEGLIERLLNEDDALAQSLLQDAVFYVVPNMNVDGSIRGNLRSNAAGANLNREWQSPSVKNSPEVYHVRNKMKEIGVDAFLDLHGDEGLPYVFVAGCEGIPSYDGRLKNLEEEFSSILKSVNPDFQTEFGYDKDEPGKANLTVANAWVGEEFKCLSLTLEMPFKDNANLSNKETGWSGDRSYLLGQTLLNPLYQLVKKLR, from the coding sequence ATGAATATCAATTGCTTATTTGATAGTGGCAATATTGAGGTGATTGATGCTAGTGACAGTAAAGCAATAAAACTAGCTATCAGAAATGATTCTAACTCTGAATTTAAACAATGGTTTCATTTTCGTGGGCATGGAGAGATTGGCAAAACCTATAATTTTGAAATCATTAATGCTAAAGAGTGTTCTTACGTTGATGGTTGGAAAGACTACCAAGTTGTAGCATCTTATGATGGTGAATATTGGTTCCGTGTTCATACTCAATTTGATGACAATAAACTGTTATCGTTTTCACATCAGTTAGAACAACCCACGATCTTCTTTGCTTACTTTGAGCCATATTCTTACCAACGCCATTTAAGTTTAATTCATCAAGCCCAACATTCCGAACTTTGTCAGCATCATATTCTAGGCCAAACGGTAGATGGTCATGACATTGATTTGTTGATTATCGGTGATGAAAGTCGTGAGCGTAAGATTTGGGTAACAGCGCGCCAACACCCGGGTGAAACGATGGCTGAATGGTGTGCCGAAGGTTTGATTGAGCGTTTATTGAATGAAGATGATGCTTTAGCGCAAAGCTTGCTACAGGACGCTGTTTTTTATGTAGTGCCGAATATGAATGTTGATGGCAGTATTCGTGGTAATTTGCGTTCTAACGCTGCTGGAGCGAACCTCAACCGTGAATGGCAAAGCCCAAGTGTCAAGAATAGCCCAGAGGTTTATCACGTACGCAATAAAATGAAGGAAATTGGTGTTGATGCCTTTTTAGATTTGCATGGTGATGAGGGGTTGCCTTACGTGTTTGTTGCCGGCTGTGAAGGCATTCCAAGCTATGATGGGCGTTTAAAGAATTTGGAAGAAGAGTTTAGTTCTATTTTGAAATCTGTTAATCCTGATTTTCAAACAGAATTTGGCTATGACAAAGATGAGCCAGGTAAGGCTAACTTAACGGTTGCCAATGCTTGGGTCGGAGAAGAATTTAAGTGTTTGTCACTGACTTTGGAAATGCCATTTAAAGATAATGCAAATTTATCAAACAAAGAAACTGGCTGGTCAGGTGACCGAAGTTACTTATTGGGTCAAACCCTGCTAAATCCATTGTATCAATTAGTTAAAAAGTTAAGGTAG
- a CDS encoding PhoH family protein, with the protein MVKNNLDGRRLFVLDTNVLMHDPTALFRFEEHDILIPMVVLEELDAGKKGVSEVARNVRQVTRYLDDLLSAAEEGEDPMVEGIHIGLIPQIQDRNKHGKIYFQTKEHIDRLPDSLPSSKADNTILNVALALQARDDDRTVTLVSKDINLRIKANIVGVHAEDYFNDKVLDDVEQLYTGYYELPENFWDTHSRDIDSWQEEGKTFYQIKGPLVSEWSLNQCLFQPQDNFEAIVRSVEDKDDQPMATIELLADYRNDSHNIWGITARNREQSYALNLLMDPDVDFVTLQGPAGTGKTLLALAAALEQTIELKRYKEIIVTRVTVSVGEDIGFLPGTEEEKMTPWMGALMDNLEVLSPSDNDEWGTAVTHDLLRKWIKVRSLNFMRGRTFLNKFIIIDEAQNLTSKQMKTLITRAGPGTKVVCMGNVAQIDTPYLSETTSGITFVVDRFKNWPHSGHMTLKRGERSRLADYASELL; encoded by the coding sequence ATGGTAAAAAACAATCTAGACGGAAGACGTCTATTCGTATTGGACACCAATGTATTGATGCACGACCCAACGGCTCTATTCCGCTTTGAAGAGCATGATATTTTAATCCCAATGGTTGTTCTTGAAGAACTTGATGCTGGAAAGAAAGGTGTTTCAGAAGTAGCTCGTAATGTTCGGCAAGTTACCCGCTATCTAGATGATCTACTCTCCGCTGCCGAAGAAGGTGAGGATCCGATGGTCGAAGGTATCCACATTGGACTCATCCCACAAATCCAGGATCGCAACAAACACGGCAAGATTTATTTTCAAACCAAAGAGCACATCGACAGGCTTCCCGACTCGCTTCCAAGTAGCAAAGCTGATAACACCATTCTTAATGTAGCGCTGGCGCTGCAAGCTCGAGATGATGATCGCACCGTCACTCTGGTATCCAAAGACATTAACCTGCGCATCAAAGCCAATATCGTTGGTGTACATGCCGAGGATTACTTCAATGACAAGGTGCTGGACGATGTAGAACAGCTTTATACCGGCTATTACGAGCTACCCGAAAATTTCTGGGATACTCACAGTCGTGATATCGACTCCTGGCAAGAAGAAGGTAAAACCTTCTATCAAATTAAAGGCCCTCTAGTCTCGGAATGGTCTCTCAACCAATGCCTGTTTCAGCCCCAGGATAACTTCGAAGCCATTGTCCGCTCCGTTGAAGACAAAGATGATCAGCCTATGGCAACCATTGAGTTACTGGCTGACTACCGTAACGACAGCCATAATATCTGGGGCATCACTGCCCGCAACCGCGAACAAAGTTATGCGCTCAATCTATTGATGGATCCAGACGTTGACTTTGTCACGCTACAAGGCCCAGCTGGTACGGGCAAGACACTATTAGCCCTTGCTGCTGCTTTAGAACAAACCATTGAGCTAAAGCGCTACAAGGAAATCATTGTGACTCGGGTAACCGTTTCAGTAGGCGAAGACATCGGTTTCCTACCGGGAACCGAAGAGGAAAAGATGACCCCCTGGATGGGCGCTTTAATGGATAACCTTGAGGTGCTCTCGCCTTCCGATAATGATGAATGGGGAACAGCTGTTACCCATGACCTCTTGAGAAAGTGGATCAAAGTCCGCTCTTTAAACTTCATGCGAGGCAGAACCTTCCTCAATAAATTCATTATCATTGATGAAGCACAGAACCTGACTTCGAAACAGATGAAGACCCTCATCACCCGCGCAGGTCCAGGCACCAAAGTTGTCTGTATGGGTAACGTGGCGCAAATCGACACCCCTTACTTGTCGGAAACAACCTCGGGTATCACCTTCGTCGTTGACCGCTTCAAAAACTGGCCACACTCAGGGCACATGACACTCAAACGTGGCGAGCGCTCGCGTTTGGCCGATTACGCCTCAGAGCTCTTATAA
- the bcp gene encoding thioredoxin-dependent thiol peroxidase, translating to MSQPQLNKKAPNFKLPATGDQTLSLADFKGKNLVIYFYPKDNTPGCTTEGQDFRDHYKQFQKHNTDILGVSRDSVRTHENFRKKHEFPFDLLSDADEEMCKAFDVIKLKKLYGREYMGIERSTFLIDSQGKLKQEWRKVKVKGHVEEVLETVKAL from the coding sequence TTGAGCCAACCACAGCTTAATAAAAAAGCACCTAACTTTAAACTCCCCGCCACCGGCGACCAAACTCTTTCACTCGCCGATTTCAAAGGCAAAAACCTCGTCATCTACTTCTACCCTAAAGACAACACCCCAGGGTGCACCACCGAAGGCCAGGATTTTCGCGATCATTACAAGCAGTTTCAAAAACACAACACTGACATTCTTGGCGTATCTCGCGATAGCGTCAGAACTCATGAAAACTTTCGTAAAAAGCATGAGTTCCCCTTTGATTTATTGTCTGATGCTGACGAAGAAATGTGCAAAGCCTTTGATGTTATTAAACTGAAGAAACTCTATGGGCGTGAATATATGGGTATTGAGCGCAGCACCTTCTTAATTGATTCACAAGGCAAACTGAAACAAGAATGGAGGAAAGTTAAAGTCAAAGGCCATGTAGAAGAAGTATTAGAAACCGTTAAAGCACTATAA
- a CDS encoding TonB family protein — translation MKKVTLFLSTLLFIAFSGSSGLAKAAEQVNVQGSNLQLNGLAVHSELRQEWFLNGLYLSSKSDDPEEILNSPMIKRMQIKVLADELPGRRLKRFWIERIKNNNEASLVLENAKGVRDLADTLGQDFAAGDTINIDFIPGQGTLIQINGAVVNTIDEGIFPLMLNTWIGERPPSSEFKDSILGSQSAVNYSDLLAKFSSINPSASRVSLFDQAAQAAKEEEERKQREAEERRQEEERRAQEQLRQEEERERQAELAAEREQQQAQQQAQQQAEEKAEPKQEVKQPIVEEVPAGPTEEELAAMRSSYNAAIRSHYVPFFQYPVQEIMRRHGKSALLNPRKGRTHGEVTIQLEVDRDGELVGGSLVSSSGEKILDDAVMSALFDAVPYPAMPEELPEESFNTTLPISIPAPQM, via the coding sequence ATGAAAAAAGTAACATTATTCTTATCGACACTACTGTTTATAGCATTCTCAGGTAGTTCTGGCCTCGCTAAGGCTGCTGAGCAGGTTAACGTTCAAGGTTCAAACCTACAATTAAATGGTCTTGCTGTTCATAGCGAGCTACGTCAAGAGTGGTTCCTCAATGGCTTGTACTTAAGTAGTAAATCTGATGATCCAGAAGAAATTTTAAATTCTCCGATGATCAAGAGGATGCAAATTAAAGTACTGGCTGATGAATTACCTGGTCGCCGTTTGAAACGCTTTTGGATTGAACGCATTAAAAACAATAATGAAGCCTCTTTAGTGCTTGAAAACGCTAAAGGTGTTCGCGATCTGGCCGATACATTGGGGCAGGATTTCGCTGCAGGTGATACGATTAACATTGATTTTATTCCTGGTCAGGGAACACTGATTCAGATTAATGGTGCTGTTGTGAATACTATCGATGAAGGTATTTTCCCGCTAATGCTTAATACTTGGATTGGTGAAAGACCACCATCTTCCGAATTTAAAGATTCTATTTTGGGTAGTCAATCAGCCGTTAATTATTCTGATTTGTTAGCTAAGTTTTCTTCTATAAATCCTTCAGCAAGTCGGGTTTCTTTGTTTGATCAAGCTGCTCAGGCCGCCAAAGAAGAAGAAGAGCGTAAACAGCGTGAAGCAGAAGAGCGCCGCCAGGAAGAAGAGCGTCGTGCTCAGGAGCAACTACGTCAAGAAGAAGAGAGAGAACGTCAAGCTGAGTTGGCTGCTGAGCGTGAACAGCAGCAAGCTCAACAACAGGCTCAACAACAGGCAGAGGAAAAAGCAGAGCCTAAGCAAGAGGTTAAGCAGCCTATAGTGGAAGAGGTTCCCGCAGGCCCAACAGAAGAAGAGCTCGCAGCAATGAGAAGCAGTTATAACGCGGCTATACGTTCACATTATGTTCCTTTTTTCCAATATCCGGTTCAAGAAATTATGCGTCGTCATGGTAAGTCAGCCTTGCTGAATCCACGAAAAGGACGTACTCATGGCGAAGTAACCATCCAACTTGAAGTTGATCGTGATGGTGAGCTGGTTGGTGGTAGTTTGGTTTCCAGTTCTGGTGAAAAAATCCTGGATGATGCGGTAATGAGTGCCTTATTTGATGCGGTACCATACCCTGCAATGCCAGAGGAGTTACCTGAAGAGTCATTTAACACTACATTGCCTATTTCAATTCCTGCGCCACAAATGTAG
- a CDS encoding serine hydrolase domain-containing protein: protein MNPLKSITTAWGSALLLGLTACASVPEKESSTTIEASAFQAVLEKTYQTDAPGATVVVSRDGKVIFSEAYGMADLEMGVGMSEEHTLRIASVTKQYAAAAILLLAEEGKLSLDDPLTRFLPDFPADDVTIHHLLNHTSGIASYTSIPGYFTDERIRREVSTDELIAVFADIEDDFAPGESWRYNNSGYVLLGAIIEKVSGQTWNAYIQERLLKPAGIEHTGYYPDEQVLAGRARGYQMADNKPVNAPWISMTQPHAAGALSSTALDVDRWQRALHGGKIISQEMLEKMYSPDEAASEAGYGYGLMRGSLHEQLMLHHGGGIHGFNTHALWLPEEKLSVVVLSNYAGLEPRPGDVAQRLAALAINKPFPIELPTVQLSDVALKEVIGVYQINENTTRSLRVVDGEIISQRDSGAEFKVRPVGDDRFVFLNSLSSFQLKRDGQGKVTGLDFYQGGESNPEYAEKISDTVEVLMEVELSPTQMERLVGDYQIQPNFILSIRRGEKGLTGQATGQPAIDFIAYSENMLHNKQIGAKLEFDLEEDQPASGLTLHQGGQKIPAPRVND from the coding sequence ATGAACCCCTTAAAATCAATAACAACTGCATGGGGAAGTGCTCTGTTGCTGGGCTTGACGGCTTGCGCCAGCGTACCTGAGAAAGAAAGCTCAACTACAATAGAAGCTAGCGCCTTTCAGGCGGTTCTAGAAAAAACTTATCAAACAGATGCTCCCGGAGCAACCGTGGTGGTTTCCAGAGATGGCAAAGTCATTTTCTCTGAAGCCTACGGTATGGCGGATCTTGAGATGGGGGTTGGTATGAGCGAAGAGCATACTCTACGTATTGCCTCAGTTACCAAACAATACGCCGCCGCCGCAATACTCTTGCTAGCCGAAGAGGGAAAACTTTCACTGGACGATCCATTAACCCGTTTTCTACCAGATTTTCCCGCGGATGACGTCACCATTCATCATCTGCTCAATCACACCTCCGGTATTGCCAGCTACACCAGCATCCCAGGTTACTTCACCGATGAGCGTATTCGTCGTGAAGTAAGTACGGATGAGCTGATCGCTGTATTTGCCGACATAGAAGATGACTTTGCTCCGGGTGAAAGCTGGCGCTATAACAATTCAGGCTACGTATTACTCGGCGCGATTATTGAAAAAGTTAGCGGCCAAACTTGGAATGCCTACATTCAAGAAAGGCTTCTAAAACCTGCCGGAATTGAACACACAGGTTATTACCCTGATGAACAAGTTTTGGCTGGACGTGCTCGCGGATATCAGATGGCTGACAACAAGCCCGTCAATGCGCCGTGGATAAGTATGACCCAACCCCATGCGGCTGGTGCCCTTTCGTCGACAGCGCTGGACGTCGATCGCTGGCAACGTGCCTTACATGGCGGCAAAATTATCTCCCAAGAAATGCTGGAGAAAATGTATAGCCCGGACGAAGCCGCAAGTGAGGCCGGATACGGTTATGGACTGATGCGCGGAAGCCTGCACGAACAACTCATGCTTCATCATGGTGGCGGCATTCATGGTTTTAATACTCACGCACTCTGGTTGCCTGAAGAAAAACTGTCCGTCGTTGTGTTAAGTAATTATGCCGGTTTAGAGCCACGCCCAGGGGATGTTGCCCAACGCCTTGCCGCTCTGGCCATTAATAAGCCCTTCCCCATTGAGCTTCCTACCGTCCAGCTCTCGGATGTTGCGCTGAAGGAAGTGATCGGTGTCTACCAAATTAACGAGAACACGACTCGTAGCTTGCGCGTGGTAGATGGAGAGATCATCAGTCAACGCGATAGTGGCGCAGAATTCAAAGTACGCCCTGTGGGTGATGATCGCTTCGTCTTCTTAAACTCCCTGAGTTCATTCCAGCTCAAGCGTGATGGCCAGGGCAAAGTAACGGGGCTTGATTTCTATCAGGGCGGCGAATCTAATCCAGAATATGCTGAGAAGATCAGCGACACTGTTGAAGTGCTAATGGAAGTTGAACTGTCTCCGACACAGATGGAACGACTGGTTGGAGATTATCAAATCCAACCCAATTTTATCCTCAGCATCCGTCGTGGTGAAAAAGGCCTAACCGGTCAAGCTACCGGCCAGCCAGCCATAGATTTTATCGCCTACAGTGAAAATATGCTTCACAACAAGCAAATTGGCGCCAAGCTAGAATTTGATTTGGAAGAAGACCAACCGGCTAGCGGTTTAACCCTCCATCAAGGCGGACAGAAAATACCAGCGCCTCGAGTGAATGATTAA
- the dapA gene encoding 4-hydroxy-tetrahydrodipicolinate synthase, translating into MFSGSIVAIVSPLQADGSLDENALKELIEWHINEGTDGIVIMGTTGESATVDSKDYDAAISLTVKQVAGRVPVIAGTGSISTKQTIALTQQAEAMGVDAALVATPYYCKPSQEGLYQHYKAVAENTKLPIVLYNVPGRTACDLLPETVARLADIENIVAIKEATGDLSRVEELNRLCNTPITLLSGDDATALEFMKLGGHGVISVTANAAPALMSKMCELAKAEQWKQATVINEKLSALHQDLFIEANPIPVKWALAKMGKCQETILLPLTVLAEQYHSQVLQALEQANVDIK; encoded by the coding sequence ATGTTTTCAGGTAGCATTGTAGCGATTGTCAGTCCCTTGCAGGCGGATGGCTCTCTTGATGAAAATGCATTGAAAGAGCTTATCGAGTGGCATATTAATGAAGGTACTGATGGTATTGTCATTATGGGCACTACAGGTGAGTCAGCGACGGTCGACAGCAAAGATTATGATGCAGCGATTAGCTTGACCGTTAAACAGGTTGCCGGTCGTGTTCCTGTGATAGCTGGAACTGGCTCAATCAGTACCAAGCAAACCATTGCCCTTACTCAGCAGGCTGAAGCTATGGGTGTGGATGCGGCTTTGGTGGCGACACCTTATTATTGCAAACCCAGTCAAGAAGGGCTGTATCAGCACTACAAAGCAGTTGCTGAGAACACTAAGCTACCAATTGTCCTCTATAATGTCCCGGGGCGCACGGCGTGTGATTTGCTACCTGAGACAGTTGCTCGCCTTGCAGATATTGAAAATATTGTTGCGATAAAAGAGGCAACGGGCGATTTATCCCGCGTTGAGGAACTAAATCGGCTGTGCAATACTCCAATCACCCTGTTAAGTGGTGATGATGCTACAGCTTTGGAGTTTATGAAGTTGGGTGGTCATGGAGTGATTTCTGTTACCGCGAACGCCGCTCCTGCACTGATGAGTAAAATGTGTGAGCTGGCCAAAGCAGAACAATGGAAGCAAGCCACTGTTATTAATGAAAAACTGTCAGCTTTACATCAGGATTTGTTTATAGAGGCCAATCCGATTCCGGTTAAATGGGCTTTGGCGAAAATGGGCAAGTGCCAAGAGACCATTTTATTGCCATTGACTGTATTAGCTGAACAGTACCATTCACAAGTATTACAAGCGTTGGAACAAGCGAATGTCGACATTAAATAA